GCTCGGGACGGGGACGGCGTGGCCGCTGCTCCGGCTCGGCGTACTGCACCGGAGGCAGCACGTCGGAGTAGCTGTCCTCGCTCACGGGCCTGGTGCGCCTGGTCGGCGCCGGCTCGTCCCCCGGGGACGCCGCGCCGTCCAGCACGCGGGTGCCGTCGGGAACGGAGCCGAGCCTGCGGGTGCCGTCGGGGACGGGGTCGCGGGTGTCGAGCCTGCGGGTGTGGCCCGGCTGGTCGGTGCGCGGCGGGGACTCCTGGAAGGCGGTGACGCTCGGGTCGAGCGCGCGTGACCGCCGTAGCAGGCCGTGCGCGTCGGGCCGTGAGGAGGCGTCCACCGCGAGCGCGGCGCGCAGCCACTGGCGCAGCCACACCGGGGCCCGCTCGATGTCGGCGCGGCCCTCCATGATGTTGTAGCAGACCGACTCGAACGACCCGGTGCCGAACGGCGGCCGGCCGGTCGCGCCGAAGAACACCGTGGCGGCCAAGGCGTGCACGTCCGCCGCCTGCGTGATCTCCTCGTCCCTGATGATCTCGGGGGCGAGGTAGCCGGGGGTGCCGACGAACATGCCGGTCTGGGTGAGCCTGGTCGCGTTGACCAGGTGCGCGATGCCGAAGTCGATGACCAGCGGGTCGCCGTCGACCACCATGACGTTGGCCGGCTTGAGGTCGCGGTGGATCACGTCGGCGTTGTGGATGGCGATCAGCGCCTCCGACAGGCCGCGGGCCAGCCGGATGACCTGCTGCGGCGCCAGCGGGCCGTCCGTGAGGACGATCTCCTCCAGGGTGCGGCCCGGCGCGAAGCGCGTGACGATGTACGGCTGACCGCCGGTGAGGCGCGCGTCGAGCACCTCGGCGACGCGGGGGCTGCGGACCCTGCGCATGGTCTCGACCTCGCGGGTCAGCCGGTCACGCGCCTTGAGGTCGGCGGCCACGTGCGGGTGGAGCACCTTGACGGCGACCTGCCGGCCTTCCTCGTCGAGCGCGAGGTGCACGACCCCCATGCCTCCCTCGCCGAGGCGGCGCAACAGGCGATAGGGGCCGAGTCGTTCCATGGTGTCCGGCACGCGTTCCCCCGTCATCCGGCCTTCTTCCGAAGGTTGTTCAGTTGCTGCAGCCAGTGGTCGATGTCCACCGGTGTCCAGATCGCGTCCCCCGTAGGCGTGATCAGGGTC
The window above is part of the Sphaerisporangium rubeum genome. Proteins encoded here:
- a CDS encoding serine/threonine-protein kinase; the encoded protein is MTGERVPDTMERLGPYRLLRRLGEGGMGVVHLALDEEGRQVAVKVLHPHVAADLKARDRLTREVETMRRVRSPRVAEVLDARLTGGQPYIVTRFAPGRTLEEIVLTDGPLAPQQVIRLARGLSEALIAIHNADVIHRDLKPANVMVVDGDPLVIDFGIAHLVNATRLTQTGMFVGTPGYLAPEIIRDEEITQAADVHALAATVFFGATGRPPFGTGSFESVCYNIMEGRADIERAPVWLRQWLRAALAVDASSRPDAHGLLRRSRALDPSVTAFQESPPRTDQPGHTRRLDTRDPVPDGTRRLGSVPDGTRVLDGAASPGDEPAPTRRTRPVSEDSYSDVLPPVQYAEPEQRPRRPRPERGPAGRVPTAPPPAPAYPPAPYGPPPGYGAPAPYPDQRVAGYPPPPPSGPPAPLAPPHQPRPQPPEPREQRPPYRTGHPLLAALLLVTVVAGARMLPVLVSTLMVVVVMCLRVGEYLWADLAQRRSIRGSSPSDPLLAVLGTPWALVKAAFATLFASTVALMFGVLVWGALYYLAGFNDTSSGGDSAAAWGAAAFVAGLFLLPGGGKPRKAVARTLTAAIRSPGAGMVVTIIVGTVAFLAAATALNTVPSWVPWRPPSDAITALGQSARDSAMGVIGGLLQDLLGRNGFGFFPFTR